In one window of Coralliovum pocilloporae DNA:
- the pdxY gene encoding pyridoxal kinase, whose protein sequence is MPGPIVVLSSHVARGSVGGRGAGFALMRRGHDVWSVPTIMLPYHPGHGRGTRLVPDLTEFKSLLQDLAESRWATEVSAIMTGYLGHAEQAPMIADFIRDMRIRNPDLPVLCDPVIGDERGLYVPRNIAEAIRDHLLPLSDIATPNRHELMWLADNMSVDDNETLAGLAKKIGPKIVLATSAFAMMNNRSATLLVEDGPVLLAEHPTIPAAPNGPGDMIAALFLSEWLAHRDTRRALEVASAGIFELLARSVKQGADELAIATNQDSLVRPVATIAVRRILSAKPKP, encoded by the coding sequence ATGCCCGGCCCGATCGTTGTTCTTTCAAGCCATGTGGCCCGGGGCTCTGTTGGCGGACGCGGCGCAGGGTTCGCCCTAATGCGACGAGGTCATGACGTCTGGTCGGTTCCAACCATCATGCTGCCTTATCATCCGGGCCATGGGCGCGGAACACGCCTCGTTCCGGATCTGACTGAATTCAAATCCCTTCTGCAGGATCTGGCCGAGAGCCGCTGGGCCACAGAAGTTTCCGCCATCATGACCGGATATCTGGGGCATGCGGAGCAGGCCCCGATGATTGCGGATTTCATCCGTGACATGCGCATAAGAAATCCGGATCTGCCGGTTCTGTGCGATCCTGTCATCGGTGATGAGCGCGGGCTCTATGTCCCGCGCAACATCGCCGAGGCCATTCGCGATCACCTTTTACCTCTGTCAGATATCGCCACACCAAACCGTCATGAGCTGATGTGGCTCGCCGACAACATGAGTGTCGATGACAATGAAACCCTGGCCGGGCTTGCAAAAAAGATTGGTCCAAAGATCGTTCTTGCCACCTCGGCTTTTGCGATGATGAACAATCGTTCCGCCACGCTGCTGGTGGAAGATGGCCCGGTTCTGCTGGCGGAACACCCCACTATTCCGGCAGCACCCAACGGGCCGGGCGATATGATCGCTGCCCTGTTCCTCAGCGAATGGCTTGCCCATCGGGATACGAGACGCGCTCTGGAGGTCGCATCAGCGGGAATTTTCGAACTTCTGGCGCGTTCGGTTAAACAGGGCGCAGATGAACTGGCGATCGCCACCAATCAGGACAGCCTCGTCCGCCCT
- a CDS encoding NAD(P)/FAD-dependent oxidoreductase, with amino-acid sequence MAAEPYDVVIIGGAIMGASIGWFLTQNPDFDGTIAIVERDSTFQYASTTLSAASIRQQFSTPENIALSRFGLSFLKGMPDHFGPDADIGLVAGGYLILASEDGENTLRSNYAVQQQNGADILWLSANELGQKFPWLNLDDLCAGTLGQTGEGWFDAHLLLSTLRKALKSQPSVTLIDGEVDGFKQANNRVTDVTLTDGQTLSAGHIVNAAGPQAGRLCQTLGIDLPVEPRKRCVFYQECPDTVPGLPLLCDPSGFYVRPEGKGFICGMPPAHDPAADHDFTVDYPLFETELWPRLAHRIPTFERLRQTGAWAGHYDYNAFDQNAVLGSHPELQNFMFANGFSGHGLQHGPGVGRALAELIVYGHYQSIDLSLFAFDRLLENRPVIEQNVI; translated from the coding sequence ATGGCTGCCGAACCATATGATGTTGTCATCATCGGCGGAGCCATTATGGGGGCGTCAATCGGCTGGTTCCTGACCCAAAATCCTGATTTTGACGGCACAATCGCTATTGTAGAGCGCGATTCCACATTTCAGTATGCCTCAACAACCCTGTCCGCAGCCTCTATCCGACAGCAATTCTCAACCCCGGAAAACATCGCCCTTTCCCGATTCGGCCTGTCATTCCTGAAAGGCATGCCCGACCATTTTGGACCGGATGCCGATATCGGCCTTGTGGCAGGTGGCTATCTGATCCTGGCCAGTGAGGACGGAGAGAATACCCTCCGCAGCAATTATGCTGTCCAGCAGCAGAATGGCGCTGACATTCTCTGGCTTTCCGCAAATGAACTGGGTCAGAAATTTCCCTGGCTCAATCTTGATGATTTATGCGCTGGCACCCTCGGGCAAACCGGAGAGGGCTGGTTTGATGCCCACCTTCTTCTATCCACTCTGCGCAAGGCGCTGAAATCTCAGCCGTCCGTGACCCTTATAGACGGCGAGGTAGACGGCTTCAAACAAGCAAATAACAGGGTAACCGACGTCACCCTGACAGACGGACAGACGCTCTCGGCTGGCCATATCGTCAATGCTGCAGGCCCTCAGGCGGGCAGACTCTGTCAAACATTGGGCATAGATCTGCCTGTCGAACCCCGGAAGCGCTGCGTCTTTTACCAGGAATGCCCGGATACCGTGCCCGGCCTGCCACTTCTCTGCGATCCGTCCGGCTTTTATGTTCGTCCGGAAGGAAAGGGGTTCATCTGCGGGATGCCACCTGCACACGACCCGGCCGCAGATCACGACTTCACCGTCGACTACCCCCTGTTTGAAACAGAACTCTGGCCCCGACTGGCCCATCGAATCCCCACTTTTGAACGCTTGCGCCAGACCGGGGCCTGGGCCGGGCATTATGATTACAACGCCTTTGACCAGAACGCCGTTCTGGGATCCCATCCAGAGCTGCAGAACTTCATGTTCGCAAACGGGTTTTCAGGTCATGGCCTGCAGCATGGCCCCGGTGTTGGCCGGGCGCTGGCGGAACTGATTGTCTATGGCCACTATCAGAGCATAGACTTGTCCCTCTTCGCCTTTGACCGATTGCTTGAAAACCGACCCGTTATCGAGCAAAACGTTATTTGA